One region of Juglans regia cultivar Chandler chromosome 4, Walnut 2.0, whole genome shotgun sequence genomic DNA includes:
- the LOC108986164 gene encoding probable LRR receptor-like serine/threonine-protein kinase At3g47570 isoform X2, translating to MADQTTCFLIFRFLTLLLLQPYMSSLSTDAKILNITTDQSALLALKAHISYDPHHILTTNWSSSTSVCNWVGVTCGSRHQRVIALNLSNNGLVGTIPPHIGNLSFLVSLSIRNNSFHGSMPNELSHLYHLKLLHFRYNEFSGEIPSWIGLLTKLQRLILVSNNFEGTIPSSLFNSTSSLQEIGLEDNQLWGSIPSSIFKMSTLKVISLAKNKLSVPPEVGNLTMLTDLYLDNNNFEGSLPSSLFKCKQLQYLDFESNNNFKGKLSPEVGNLTMLTYLNLGYNNFEGSLPSSLFKCKQLQYLDLESNNNFTGKLSPEIGNLTKLTFLNLGLNHFEGAIPSEIGNLQNLKIFNLGMNNFVGTIPLEIFNISTLHGFSMVGNYLSGTLPSNMGHFLPNLEWTFLGMNELSGMIPASISNFSQLVSLDLSGNSFSGLIPKTLGNLRLLQHLNLEFNNVTIESSELSIFSYFSNNAYLSILDLSRNPLNGVLPNSIGNLSTFLERLDLTGCNIKGNIPMDIGNLSRLTYMSLRDNDLAGPIPTTIGRLSMLEQLSLSGNRLKGPIPSDICYLGRLGELFLDGNKLSRHIPESINNLTSLRSLNLAFNQLTSRIPSSLWTLTDILRVDLSSNSLSGSLSIDIGNMKVLTELNLSRNQLSGHIPETIGGLISLVNLSLAINQLEGSIPISFGGLVSLVVLDLVGNNLSGEIPKSLEGLRYLKYLNVSYNKLRGEIPTQGPFVNFSAESFRSNDALCGVVRLNVPTCTEASPGPKKAMGVRILKYVLPALGLTILVVSVVLVSRKLHGKKNSKLSNNKDSMPLSTWRRISHQQLLQATEVFSANNLLGEGSFGSVYKGTLLDGTYVAIKVLNLELEGAFKSFDIECEILRHIRHRNLVKIISVCSNIDFKALVLEYMPKGNLEMWLYSNTHCLNMLQRLNIMIDVAMAVEYLHLGYSTPIVHCDLKPSNVLLDEDMVGHVADFGIAKLLSDGTSLTQTMTMATIGYMAPEYGSEGIVSTRGDVYSYGMLLMETFTRKKPIDDMFSSEMSLKRLVEESFSLSILEVIDSNLLSNENDYAAMGTCFSATMGLALHCCADLPEQRIDIKNVLAKLNKIKLKYLYDQQSS from the exons ATGGCAGACCAAACTACCTGTTTCCTCATCTTCCGTTTTCTGACACTGCTTCTGTTACAACCTTACATGTCTAGTTTAAGCACTGATGCAAAAATTCTCAACATTACCACAGATCAATCAGCTCTTCTTGCCTTGAAAGCTCATATTTCTTATGACCCTCACCATATTTTGACAACAAATTGGTCCTCTAGTACTTCAGTTTGCAATTGGGTCGGTGTCACCTGTGGTTCCAGACATCAACGGGTTATAGCCTTGAACCTTTCTAACAATGGTCTTGTAGGAACCATTCCTCCGCATATAGGAAACCTTTCATTTCTTGTCAGCTTAAGCATCAGGAACAATAGTTTTCATGGCTCAATGCCAAACGAATTGTCTCATCTTTATCACTTGAAACTCTTGCATTTCAGATACAATGAATTCAGTGGAGAAATCCCGTCATGGATAGGATTGCTAACCAAACTTCAACGTTTAATTCTTGTATCCAACAATTTCGAAGGTACTATCCCATCATCTCTATTTAACAGTACATCTTCATTGCAAGAAATTGGACTTGAAGATAATCAGCTTTGGGGCTCCATACCATCCTCTATCTTCAAGATGTCTACCTTGAAAGTAATTTCTCTTGCAAAAAACAAGCTTTCAG TACCACCGGAAGTAGGGAACTTAACCATGCTTACAGATTTATACCTTGACAATAACAACTTCGaag GTAGCCTCCCATCATCTTTGTTCAAGTGCAAACAGCTGCAATATTTAGACTTTGagtctaataataatttcaaaggaAAACTATCACCCGAAGTAGGGAACTTAACCATGCTTACATATTTAAATCTTGGCTACAACAACTTCGAAG GTAGCCTCCCATCCTCTTTGTTCAAGTGCAAACAGCTGCAATATTTAGACTTGGagtctaataataatttcacagGAAAACTGTCACCCGAAATAGGGAACTTAACAAAGCTCACGTTTTTAAATCTTGGCTTGAACCACTTCGAAG GTGCAATACCAAGTGAAATTGGTAATTTGCAGAACCTGaagattttcaatttgggaATGAACAATTTTGTTGGCACAATTCCACTGGAGATATTCAATATCTCAACATTACACGGGTTCTCCATGGTAGGAAATTACCTCTCAGGCACTCTTCCATCAAATATGGGCCACTTCCTTCCAAATCTCGAATGGACTTTTCTTGGGATGAATGAACTTAGTGGAATGATTCCAGCCTCTATTTCCAATTTTTCACAGCTCGTTTCACTCGACTTGTCAGGTAACTCATTCTCGGGCTTAATTCCAAAAACTCTTGGTAATTTAAGGCTCCTCCAGCATCTCAACCTTGAATTCAATAATGTGACCATTGAATCTTCAGAATTGAGTATTTTCTCGTATTTTTCGAACAACGCATACCTCAGTATTTTGGATTTGTCTAGGAATCCACTAAATGGAGTCCTTCCTAATTCCATTGGAAACCTCTCGACCTTTCTTGAGCGACTTGATCTCACTGGTTGTAATATTAAGGGCAACATTCCCATGGATATTGGCAATTTAAGTAGATTGACATATATGTCCCTGCGTGACAATGATTTGGCTGGACCTATTCCAACTACAATAGGAAGATTAAGCATGCTCGAACAATTGTCCCTTTCTGGTAATAGACTAAAAGGTCCAATCCCGTCTGATATCTGTTACTTAGGGAGATTGGGAGAGTTATTTTTAGATGGCAACAAGCTTTCCAGACATATTCCAGAAAGCATAAATAATCTGACTTCATTAAGATCTCTCAACTTAGCCTTCAACCAATTAACTTCAAGGATTCCTTCGAGCTTGTGGACGCTGACAGATATCTTGAGGGTTGACTTGTCATCCAATTCCCTCAGTGGGTCTCTTTCAATAGATATTGGAAATATGAAGGTCCTGACAGAGTTGAATTTATCAAGAAATCAACTATCAGGTCATATCCCAGAAACAATTGGTGGGCTCATATCCCTAGTCAATCTCTCTTTGGCAATCAATCAATTAGAGGGCTCCATTCCTATATCTTTTGGTGGATTAGTAAGCTTGGTGGTATTAGATCTTGTTGGTAACAACTTATCTGGAGAGATACCCAAGTCCTTAGAAGGGCTACGGTACCTCAAATATCTAAATGTCTCCTACAATAAACTAAGAGGAGAAATTCCAACACAAGGACCATTTGTTAACTTCTCAGCTGAATCATTTAGGTCAAATGATGCGCTTTGTGGTGTGGTTAGACTGAATGTTCCTACATGCACGGAAGCTTCTCCTGGACCGAAAAAGGCAATGGGGGTGCGTATACTAAAATATGTACTGCCCGCATTGGGGTTAACAATACTTGTAGTCTCCGTTGTACTAGTCTCAAGAAAACTCCATGGGAAGAagaattcaaaactttccaaCAACAAAGACTCAATGCCTTTATCAACATGGAGAAGAATTTCCCACCAACAACTTTTACAAGCGACAGAAGTGTTCAGTGCAAACAACTTACTTGGAGAAGGGAGTTTTGGCTCAGTTTATAAAGGGACACTCTTAGATGGTACATACGTTGCAATAAAAGTTCTAAATTTGGAGCTAGAAGGTGCATTCAAAAGTTTTGACATAGAATGCGAGATATTACGACACATTCGTCATCGAAATCTTGTCAAAATCATTAGCGTTTGTAGTAACATTGACTTCAAAGCACTTGTTTTGGAATACATGCCTAAAGGGAACCTAGAAATGTGGTTGTATTCTAACACCCATTGCTTGAATATGCTACAGAGGCTAAATATAATGATTGATGTGGCAATGGCAGTTGAATACCTTCATCTTGGTTATTCAACACCTATTGTTCATTGTGATCTGAAGCCAAGCAATGTCTTATTAGATGAAGATATGGTTGGACATGTTGCTGATTTTGGCATAGCCAAACTCCTAAGTGATGGAACTTCTCTCACACAAACAATGACCATGGCTACAATTGGGTATATGGCACCAG AGTATGGATCTGAAGGAATTGTTTCTACAAGAGGTGATGTGTATAGTTATGGAATGTTATTGATGGAAACTTTCACAAGAAAGAAGCCCATTGATGATATGTTTTCCAGCGAAATGAGCTTAAAGCGTTTAGTAGAGGAATCATTTTCGCTTTCGATACTTGAAGTTATTGATTCCAATTTGCTGAGCAATGAGAACGACTATGCTGCTATGGGGACCTGCTTCTCAGCAACTATGGGCTTGGCTTTGCATTGTTGTGCAGATTTGCCTGAACAGAGGATcgatataaaaaatgttttagccaAACTTAACAAGATCAAATTAAAGTATCTATATGATCAGCAATCGAGCTAG